The following proteins come from a genomic window of Paenibacillus swuensis:
- a CDS encoding MMPL family transporter: protein MRMIIKLRWLMLVLWIAAAAGLMMSAPNMEELVRDKGQITVPDGYSSSVANELLQSNKEVSNAKEGAEEEASAVLVFHRDGKLTEADQAEMKRGIEALKGSAEIGSVTNHFDTKELEDQLVSKDGTTVLALVNVKGEGRTPAEMRDVLYSKLDGIKVDHYYTGEWLINEDVIQSSQEGLKKTEFITVGFILVILLIVFRSIVAPLIPLLAVGLSYVVSQSVVAILVDQVNFPLSNFTQIFMVAVMFGIGTDYCILLISRYKEELAKTSDRTEAIINTYRTAGGTVLFSGLAVLVGFSSIGFSEFSLYRSAVAVAVGVGVLLLALITLVPFFMAVLGRALFWPAKGELKHGSSGLWGAMGSFSLKRPVWAIALMAVLIVPFLTAYKGAVSFNSLEEIGDKYDSVRAFNYIADGFGPGESMPSKVVVQAEQPLDTPEGLAAIEQVTRELAGVDGVDAVRSGTRPTGVPQEGFAVAEQADKLGQGLGEGGDAIGKIGAGLAEASASLSESEPKLQEAAAGAGELAKGTTALKAGVVQLGEGLARIERGLRDGSAGAKELSAGLRQAQASAKQLAAGAWKLLGSYEQLGGGLAQLARGYSASAADAAALADGIGGVGESLRGLAAKYPELAADAEFQRAQDAASQLGTDAGALSRGLAELKGSLTGVSGGLAQANAGLKQAAQGQAALAGGLSSIAAGIDKLQAGIASAAGGQGQIVDKLPSVTAGFDQLAAGQKELQNGFAQLNGQLGELTDGLAQSADGLKQVNGGLASAGTYLEGLSAGPNKQLTGWYAPAETLENAEFQQALDIYLSEDGKTATFDVVFQGNPYDVATLAKVDELNAAVERAVQGTPMEGAKYAVSGITSINNDLNTVSAGDYARTVMFMLIGIGLILMVRFRSIVIPIYILISLLLTYYSSLAIAEVIFVRILGYSGISWAVPFFGFVLLMALGVDYSIFLMDRFREYRHLEPREAILQAMKHMGGVIISAAVILGGTFAAMLPSGVMSLLQIATILLCGLFLYALVILPLFIPVMVRMFGPANWWPFMGDRADSSPANSSGSRSVDERPSLSH, encoded by the coding sequence ATGAGAATGATCATTAAGTTAAGATGGCTGATGTTGGTGTTGTGGATCGCCGCGGCGGCGGGCCTCATGATGTCCGCGCCGAATATGGAAGAACTGGTGCGGGACAAAGGGCAGATTACCGTGCCGGACGGCTACTCTTCTTCTGTAGCGAATGAATTGCTTCAGAGCAATAAAGAGGTAAGCAATGCTAAGGAGGGCGCGGAGGAGGAGGCTTCCGCCGTGTTGGTGTTCCACCGGGACGGGAAGCTCACAGAGGCCGACCAAGCCGAGATGAAACGAGGCATTGAAGCGCTGAAGGGGAGCGCTGAGATTGGGTCGGTGACGAACCATTTTGACACGAAAGAGTTGGAAGATCAGCTCGTATCCAAAGACGGCACAACCGTGCTGGCGCTGGTGAATGTGAAAGGGGAGGGCCGCACGCCTGCCGAAATGCGCGATGTGCTCTACAGTAAGCTGGATGGCATCAAGGTGGATCATTATTACACGGGCGAATGGCTCATTAACGAGGACGTCATCCAGAGCTCGCAAGAGGGATTGAAGAAAACGGAGTTTATTACGGTCGGCTTTATTCTCGTCATTCTGTTGATCGTGTTCCGGTCGATTGTGGCGCCTCTGATTCCTTTGCTGGCGGTCGGTTTGAGCTATGTGGTGTCCCAGTCGGTGGTGGCGATTCTGGTCGATCAGGTCAACTTCCCGCTATCCAACTTCACACAAATTTTCATGGTGGCGGTGATGTTCGGGATCGGGACGGACTACTGTATTCTGCTGATCAGCAGGTACAAAGAGGAGCTGGCGAAGACGAGCGACCGTACGGAAGCGATCATCAACACCTATCGGACAGCCGGAGGGACCGTTCTGTTCTCGGGGCTGGCGGTTCTGGTGGGCTTCAGCTCGATCGGATTCTCGGAATTTTCCCTGTATCGCTCCGCGGTGGCGGTGGCTGTCGGGGTCGGCGTGCTGCTGCTGGCGTTGATCACGTTGGTGCCGTTCTTTATGGCGGTGTTGGGGAGGGCATTGTTTTGGCCGGCTAAAGGGGAGCTCAAGCACGGATCCAGCGGTCTTTGGGGCGCGATGGGCAGCTTTTCCTTAAAACGTCCGGTCTGGGCGATCGCGCTGATGGCTGTGCTGATCGTTCCGTTCCTGACAGCCTACAAAGGCGCGGTGTCGTTCAACTCGCTCGAGGAAATCGGCGATAAATACGATTCCGTGCGCGCGTTCAACTACATCGCGGACGGCTTCGGGCCGGGCGAGTCCATGCCGTCGAAGGTCGTTGTTCAAGCGGAGCAACCGCTCGATACGCCGGAGGGACTGGCGGCGATCGAACAAGTGACGCGCGAACTCGCCGGAGTCGACGGCGTGGACGCGGTGCGGAGCGGCACAAGGCCTACGGGCGTGCCGCAGGAGGGTTTTGCCGTGGCCGAGCAGGCGGATAAGCTCGGGCAAGGCTTGGGTGAAGGCGGCGACGCGATTGGGAAGATCGGCGCCGGTTTAGCCGAGGCGAGCGCCTCGCTCAGCGAGAGTGAGCCGAAGCTGCAAGAGGCCGCAGCGGGCGCGGGCGAGCTCGCCAAAGGCACAACCGCGCTGAAAGCGGGCGTTGTGCAGCTGGGCGAGGGGCTGGCGCGCATCGAGCGCGGCTTACGCGACGGCTCTGCCGGAGCGAAGGAGCTGAGCGCGGGGCTGCGCCAGGCTCAGGCGAGCGCGAAGCAGCTGGCGGCGGGCGCGTGGAAGCTGCTCGGCTCGTATGAGCAGCTGGGCGGCGGGCTGGCGCAGCTTGCGCGCGGCTACAGCGCGTCGGCGGCGGATGCGGCGGCGCTGGCGGACGGCATCGGCGGCGTGGGCGAGAGCTTGCGCGGCTTGGCCGCCAAGTATCCGGAGCTGGCCGCCGACGCCGAGTTCCAGCGCGCGCAGGACGCCGCGTCGCAGCTGGGCACGGACGCGGGCGCACTCTCGCGCGGCCTCGCCGAGCTGAAAGGCAGCCTGACCGGAGTATCCGGCGGGCTGGCGCAAGCGAACGCGGGCCTGAAGCAGGCCGCGCAAGGGCAAGCCGCGCTCGCTGGCGGGCTGTCGTCGATTGCCGCGGGCATCGACAAGCTGCAGGCGGGCATCGCGAGTGCGGCCGGCGGCCAAGGGCAGATCGTGGATAAGCTGCCGTCCGTGACGGCGGGCTTTGATCAGCTGGCCGCGGGCCAAAAAGAGCTGCAAAACGGCTTCGCGCAGCTAAACGGACAGCTCGGGGAGCTGACGGACGGTTTGGCGCAAAGCGCGGACGGGCTGAAGCAAGTGAACGGCGGCTTGGCTTCCGCGGGTACGTACCTGGAAGGCTTGTCGGCGGGGCCGAACAAGCAGCTGACCGGCTGGTATGCACCGGCGGAAACGCTGGAGAACGCGGAGTTCCAACAAGCGCTCGACATTTACCTGTCGGAAGACGGGAAGACCGCAACGTTTGATGTGGTGTTCCAAGGCAATCCGTATGACGTCGCCACTTTGGCCAAAGTCGATGAGCTGAACGCGGCGGTGGAACGCGCGGTTCAAGGCACGCCGATGGAAGGCGCGAAGTACGCTGTCAGCGGGATCACCAGTATCAACAATGATTTGAACACCGTGTCCGCCGGGGATTATGCGCGTACGGTCATGTTCATGCTGATCGGCATAGGGCTGATCTTGATGGTTCGTTTCCGTTCCATCGTCATCCCGATTTATATTTTAATCTCACTTTTGTTGACCTACTACTCTTCGCTCGCGATCGCCGAAGTCATCTTTGTTCGTATCTTGGGTTATTCCGGGATTTCATGGGCGGTGCCGTTCTTCGGATTCGTGCTCTTGATGGCGCTGGGCGTGGATTACAGCATCTTCCTGATGGACCGCTTCCGAGAGTATCGTCATCTGGAGCCGCGGGAAGCCATTTTGCAGGCGATGAAGCACATGGGCGGTGTTATTATTTCAGCGGCCGTAATCCTGGGCGGAACGTTCGCGGCGATGCTGCCTTCCGGGGTCATGTCGTTGCTGCAGATTGCCACCATTTTGCTGTGCGGGCTGTTCCTGTACGCGTTGGTCATTCTGCCGTTGTTCATCCCTGTTATGGTGCGGATGTTCGGTCCGGCCAACTGGTGGCCGTTTATGGGGGACAGGGCGGACTCCTCACCCGCCAATTCCTCTGGTAGTCGCTCGGTAGACGAGCGTCCATCGTTATCGCATTAA
- a CDS encoding PH domain-containing protein has translation MGFLDGLMGNASELRVEEVNKEFGHLLATGERVEKAYQMIRDMFIFTDKRFILVDKQGITGRKLEIKSVPYKSITHFSIETAGSFDLDAELNIWISGVSLPIQKKFNKSLNIYELQSVLAGYVAR, from the coding sequence ATGGGATTTTTGGACGGATTAATGGGGAACGCGTCAGAGTTGAGGGTGGAAGAGGTCAATAAGGAGTTCGGGCATCTGCTGGCAACGGGCGAGCGAGTAGAAAAGGCGTACCAAATGATTCGGGACATGTTCATCTTCACGGACAAAAGGTTCATTCTAGTCGACAAACAAGGCATCACGGGGCGCAAGCTGGAAATCAAGTCGGTTCCCTACAAGAGCATCACCCATTTCTCGATCGAAACCGCCGGTTCGTTTGACTTGGATGCGGAGCTGAACATTTGGATTTCCGGTGTGAGTCTGCCGATTCAGAAGAAGTTCAACAAGAGCTTGAACATCTACGAGTTGCAGAGTGTGTTGGCGGGGTACGTGGCGAGATAA
- a CDS encoding MFS transporter has translation MQQLFRNPTFTRLFLATFASQLGSTIGSMAFAFYMLDRFSTQPVYATVAELMYSLPTLAVFFIVGVCADRFDRQRIAEYTGWIRLALSVLLLGVIELDWVPVMFAILFTRSAVTKFYWPAESSMLQGVLDKEQYIRSSGLNQMIMGVFMLFGMSLGAIAYNFLGIQGAIMLDACGFLVSALLIRSCRIALEVRQPNGYSRVRDLKLGHVLHDFRDGIGYILNHKLLLTIIAGYAIFGLIDGAFIMLPMFTMKYKLAPDAYEWFLSMFAVSLGLGILLGSVITGRLVQKFKPHQVLLTGLMMSGLLILGLAWVEHPWVYVSLVFVTGMVLTPINIVLGGWMPELVEPTKMGRVMAWIDPVMMAGQSLTLGCIALFYPSVISLFMLYVFTGVLLLGVFTIYGLTLPRLIRQGKGEEGVPAIGPKERYPFDSAPNNL, from the coding sequence ATGCAACAGCTATTCCGCAATCCCACCTTCACCAGGCTGTTCCTGGCCACTTTCGCTTCCCAATTGGGCTCAACGATAGGCAGCATGGCTTTCGCGTTCTACATGCTCGACCGTTTCTCCACCCAACCCGTTTACGCCACGGTGGCTGAGTTGATGTACTCGCTGCCCACGTTAGCCGTGTTCTTTATTGTGGGGGTGTGCGCCGATCGGTTCGATCGCCAACGTATTGCGGAGTACACCGGATGGATTCGCTTGGCGCTGTCGGTCCTGTTGTTAGGTGTCATAGAGTTGGACTGGGTGCCCGTCATGTTCGCGATTTTGTTCACCCGGAGCGCGGTAACGAAGTTCTATTGGCCAGCGGAATCGTCGATGCTGCAAGGGGTGTTGGACAAAGAGCAATATATCCGCTCCTCAGGTCTGAATCAGATGATTATGGGTGTATTTATGCTTTTTGGGATGAGTCTGGGCGCGATCGCTTATAACTTTCTTGGCATACAAGGAGCAATTATGCTGGATGCTTGCGGGTTCCTGGTTTCGGCGCTGCTGATTCGTTCCTGCCGTATTGCGCTTGAGGTTCGCCAGCCTAACGGCTACTCCCGTGTTCGAGACTTGAAGCTTGGACATGTATTGCATGATTTTCGGGATGGGATTGGCTATATTTTGAACCATAAATTGTTGTTAACCATCATTGCGGGCTATGCGATCTTCGGCTTAATCGACGGTGCCTTCATTATGCTCCCGATGTTCACGATGAAATATAAACTCGCGCCCGATGCGTATGAGTGGTTCCTTTCTATGTTCGCGGTCAGTTTAGGCTTGGGGATTCTGCTGGGAAGTGTCATTACCGGTCGTCTGGTGCAAAAGTTCAAGCCCCACCAAGTACTGCTCACGGGGCTTATGATGTCAGGACTGCTGATTCTGGGATTAGCTTGGGTGGAGCATCCTTGGGTGTATGTGTCGCTCGTGTTCGTTACAGGCATGGTGCTCACGCCCATTAACATTGTGTTAGGCGGCTGGATGCCGGAGTTGGTGGAGCCGACCAAGATGGGCCGTGTTATGGCGTGGATTGATCCGGTGATGATGGCGGGGCAGTCTTTGACCCTGGGATGTATTGCGCTGTTCTATCCGTCCGTGATTTCCCTCTTTATGCTATATGTGTTTACCGGCGTGCTCCTGCTGGGGGTATTCACGATTTATGGATTGACGTTACCCCGGTTGATCAGACAAGGGAAGGGGGAGGAGGGTGTACCTGCAATTGGTCCAAAAGAGCGTTATCCCTTTGACTCAGCTCCGAACAACTTATAA
- a CDS encoding sialate O-acetylesterase, translating into MTHSNSDNNHFPAKKDKKEVDLVLFAGQSNMAGRGSAAEAPVVAEGTGYEFKAISAPTRLYPIVEPFGVEENNVISGVAESNKTGSMVSSFVIEYERTTGTPVVAVSCSKGGSSINLWLPGGAFLNDAIDRFQAASDWLGANGCTVRHAFMVWCQGETDAENGMSPAEYTTKLTSVMDAMICAGMETCYIVGIGRHRDDPDKFRPIAEAQIELCITYQHAALVSTKFADMAARGLMKDAFHYVQQAYNEVGAEAGANTAVHILGRNVD; encoded by the coding sequence ATGACCCATTCTAACAGCGATAACAACCATTTCCCGGCCAAAAAAGATAAAAAAGAAGTAGACCTCGTCCTGTTTGCAGGACAGTCCAATATGGCGGGTCGAGGTTCGGCGGCTGAAGCGCCTGTAGTGGCTGAGGGAACGGGATATGAGTTTAAAGCGATCTCGGCCCCCACAAGGCTGTATCCGATCGTTGAGCCTTTTGGGGTAGAAGAAAATAACGTGATAAGCGGTGTTGCGGAGTCCAACAAAACGGGGTCCATGGTATCCTCTTTTGTCATTGAATATGAGCGAACTACAGGCACGCCTGTTGTAGCCGTTTCGTGCTCCAAAGGCGGTTCCTCCATCAACTTGTGGCTGCCTGGCGGGGCTTTTTTGAACGATGCGATTGACCGGTTTCAGGCAGCCAGCGACTGGCTTGGCGCGAATGGCTGTACCGTCCGGCATGCATTCATGGTGTGGTGCCAAGGCGAGACGGATGCGGAGAACGGCATGTCCCCTGCGGAGTACACGACCAAACTCACCTCCGTCATGGATGCTATGATCTGCGCCGGCATGGAAACCTGCTATATCGTAGGCATCGGCCGCCATCGCGATGATCCGGATAAATTCCGTCCTATCGCCGAGGCTCAGATCGAACTATGCATTACATACCAGCATGCGGCGCTTGTCTCAACCAAGTTTGCGGACATGGCGGCCAGAGGGCTTATGAAGGACGCATTCCACTACGTGCAACAGGCTTACAACGAAGTAGGCGCAGAGGCTGGGGCGAACACGGCTGTGCATATTTTGGGCAGGAATGTAGACTGA